The Triticum aestivum cultivar Chinese Spring chromosome 3A, IWGSC CS RefSeq v2.1, whole genome shotgun sequence genome includes a region encoding these proteins:
- the LOC123058423 gene encoding Werner Syndrome-like exonuclease: protein MGDTYVTDVAFGEEVITTTVTSSGAAVEGWVEEVYSMYAGCPNQILVGLDVEWRPSYSRVQNPAALLQLCIDQRCLIFQLLHADYIPDALSGFLMDNQFWFVGVGVAADANRLAQDYDLQVLNLQDLRGVAAEEMGIPELRQAGLKDLAREVLGVTIEKPRRITMGPWDACCLSDEQIHYACTDAYVSSQIGLELFTGNY, encoded by the coding sequence ATGGGGGACACGTATGTCACCGACGTTGCCTTCGGGGAGGAGGTGATCACCACCACCGTGACGTCCTCCGGCGCAGCCGTGGAGGGCTGGGTCGAGGAGGTGTACTCCATGTACGCCGGCTGCCCCAACCAAATCCTCGTCGGGCTCGACGTCGAGTGGCGTCCCAGCTACAGCCGCGTGCAGAACCCCGCCGCGCTCCTGCAGCTCTGCATTGACCagcgctgcctcatcttccagctcctccACGCCGACTACATCCCTGACGCCCTGTCGGGCTTCCTCATGGACAACCAGTTCTGGTTCGTCGGCGTCGGCGTGGCTGCGGACGCCAATCGCCTGGCCCAGGACTACGACCTGCAGGTGCTCAATCTGCAGGACCTGCGCGGCGTCGCGGCCGAGGAGATGGGCATCCCGGAGCTCCGCCAGGCCGGGCTGAAAGACCTGGCGCGCGAAGTCTTGGGGGTTACCATCGAGAAGCCACGGCGGATTACGATGGGCCCGTGGGACGCCTGCTGCCTCTCCGACGAGCAGATCCACTACGCCTGCACCGATGCCTACGTCTCCTCGCAGATCGGATTGGAGCTGTTCACCGGAAACTACTAG